The DNA segment CGCCATGACCGTCCACCGCGGCGGGCGCCACGGAAGGCGGCTCGAAGACGTAGAACTCGTCGAGCAGCGCCTGGACGACGATGGCAATCGGCACGGCCAGCAGGGCGCCGAGAATGCCCAGCGCCTCGCCTCCCAGGAAGAGCGCCACCACGACCACCAGCGGATGGATGCCCAGCACACGGTCCATCAGCTTCGGCGCGATCACGTGGCCTTCGATCTCCACCACCACGGCGTACCAGGCGACCACCCAGATCACCAGCAGCGGATTCTGCGTCAACGCGACGAGCACCGCCAGCGCCACCGTAAGGAAACCGCCGACGTAAGGAATGACCTCAAGCACACCGCCGATCACGCCAAGCGTCACCGCGTAGTGCACGTTGAAGATGCGCAGCCCCGCGCCGAACGCCACGCCGAAAAACAGCGCCAGCAGGAGTTGTGCCCGTGCCCACTGCCCCATGCGCGTGCCGATGCGGCCCATCACCCGCGCCACGCGCGGCCGCTGGTCCGGCGGCACGAAGCGGCGGATCGCCAGCGCGACAAAGTCTTCTTCCACCGCGAGGAAGAAGGCGATCACCAGCACCAGGATCACGGTGATGCTGAAGGAGACGAGGTCGAAGATCAGGCTCGTCAGCGTACTGGCAACGGTGCCCAGCTCGCCCGAGAGGCGGTCGGTAATCGTCTTGGTGGAGAAGTTCTGCGCCTGATCCGGGGCGATGCGGGCGACGAAGCGCTGCGCGTCGTCGGCGTAGCCCGGTAACGATTGGCGCAGCGCATCGATCTCGTCCACGACCAGCGGCACGATCAAGGCGATGACACCGGCGAGCACCGCCAGCACCAGCAGGTAGATCACAAGGATCGTGACGCCGCGCGGCACACCGCGGCGGGCCATAAAGCGCGCCGCCGGGGCGACGGCCGCGGCCAGCAGAACCGCGGTGAAGAGCACGGTGAAGACGTGCTTGAGGGAAAGCGGCAGGAAGTGCAGCACGACCAGCAGCAGCACGAGCGCGCCCAGCGGCCATACCGCCCGCTGCGAAAACCCGACCAAACCGCGCTCGTGCCGTGGAATCTGCATCTCATTCAGGATACGGCAGGGTGCTCCCGCCCGTCGTCTGCTGCGGCGCCGCCATGCCGGGAGTTCAGCGCGCCAGCGACGCCCGCAGCGGCCGGAAGAAGGCGCGGATGTCATCGACGAGCAGCTGCGGCTCCTCCATCGCGGCGAAGTGGCCCCCGCGCGGCATCGGCGTCCAGCGCTGCAGGTTCAGCGCCCGCGCGGCCCAGGAGCGCGGTGGGCGCGTCAGCTCGTGCGGGAAGGCGGCGTAGCCCGTGGGCGCCTCGATGCGCTCGCCGGCGTTCAGGCGCCAGGGGTTGTGCCGGCTCTCGTAGTAGAGGCGGGTGGAGCTGTTGATGCAGCCGCTGACCCAGTAGATCATGATGTTCGTCAGCAGCTGGTCCTTGCTGAAGCTGCGCTCCACGTCGCCGTCGCAGTCGCTCCAGGCGCGGAACTTCTCCACGATCCAGCCGGCGAGGCCGGCGGGCGAATCGGTCAGGCCGTACGCGAGCGTCTGCGGGCGCGTGCCCTGAATCCACTGGTAGCCCGTCTCCTCCAGCCGCCAGCGTTCCGCCTCGGCCATGAACGCCTGCTCTTCGTCGCTGAGCGGCGGCGTGCCGGCGCCGGTGTAGGGGCGCACGCCGAGCATGTTCAGATGCAGGCCGGCGACCTGCCGCGGCTGCTGATACGCCATCGCCGCCGTGATCACCGCGCCCCAGTCGCCCCCCTGCACGAAATAGCGGTCGTAGCCGAGCGTCTCGTGCATCAGCCGCGCAAACAGTTCGCCGATCGCCTGCGGCGTCATGCCCGGCGCCTGCGGATGCTCCGAGAAGCCGTAGCCCGGCAGGCTGGGGATTACCAGGTCGAACGCGTCGGCAGTGTCGCCGCCGTGCGCCGCCGGATCGCTCAGCGGACCGGCGATCTCGATCATCTCGAAGAACGAGCCCGGCCAGCCGTGGCTGATCAGCAGCGGCGCCGGGTTCGGCCCCTTGCCGCGGATGTAGGCGAAATGCAGCTCGAGCCCGCCGACGGTGGCCGTAAACTGCGGCAGGGCGTTGAGCCGCGCCTCGGCCGCGCGCCAGTCGTAGCGGTTCAACCAGTACTCCACCAGATCGCGCAAATACGCGAGGTTGGCGCCGTAGGTCCAGCCGCTGTCGGGAACCTCGTCGGGAAAGCGCGTGCGGCGCAGGCGCTCGTGCAGGTCGTCGAGCACTTCCTGGGGCACGGCGATCGTGAACGGGCGCAGGCCCGCGGGCGTTGCGGTGGTCATCTCGGTCCTCCCTCTGGCGCGGCGCCGCGACAGCGGCGGCTCGACTGACTGTACCGCAGCAGCACGGCGCTGGCGATGCCGGCAACGGCAGCATTCTGTCAGCGCCCGTAATTTCGTAACGATATCGCGGTACGACACGGGTGCGATTTATCGCACATAGGGAGTAGGGTGAAAGGGCGATGGACGCACGTAGGATCTGCTGGAGGAGGTGTCCTCATGGGGCTCATGAGCAAGCTCTTCGGCAAGGGCCAGGAGATCCCCGAAGCGGCGCAGCCGGGTGTTTCGCTGTGCCCGCATACGACGATGACGCCGCGTTGGGATCGCGCGGACGATATCGGTCACGAGGAACGTGCCACCGGCTGGCACTGTGAAGGCTGCGGCGAAACCTTCACCGCGGAGGAGGGCCGGCGCATCCGCGAGGAGGCGGGCGACCGCCTGCGCGATACGCTGCCGACCGGATAGCGCCGGCGGCTAGACCAAGCTGCGTCCATACAGCGGCGGCCGGGAAGGGCTTGAAACGCTCTTCCCGGCCGTGCTGTTATATCGCGCACGGCGTCTCACGCGGCGCCGCACCGTATACTGCGGCCGGAGTGGCCGGCAGGGCCGCCCGGTGGAGGCGCCGCATGTCTGAGCCGTCGATCCGGGACCGCGCGGCGATCGCGGGCATCGGTGAGACCCACTACTACAAGCGCGGCGGCGCCCCCGTCAGCGAGTTCGCGCTGGCCTGCGAGGCGGTGCTGCGCGCGGCGGACGATGCCGGGCTTGCGGTCGAGCAGATCGACGGCTTCGCCAGCTACAGCAACGACCGCAACGAGCCCGTGCGCCTGGCCGCCGCGCTCGGCCTGCCCGAGCTGCGTTGGACGGGCATGGTCTGGGGTGGCGGGGGCGGCGGCGTCGGCGCCGCGGTGGCGAACGCGGCCGCGGCGGTAGCAGCCGGTTATGCTCAGCACATCGTCGTCTTCCGCTCGCTGGCGCAGGGGCAGTTCCGCCGCTTCGGCCAGGGCACGCGCGCCAGCGTCACGGCGGGCATGATGGCGTACAGCGCGCCGTATGGGCTGCTCTCGGCGGCGCAGGTGATCGCGCTGCGCACGCGCCGTTTCATGGAGGAACACGGCGCGACCGTGAACGCCCTGGCCGGTATCGCCCTCGCCTCGTATCACCACGCGCAGTTCAACCCGCGGGCGGTGATGTACGGCCGGCCGCTCTCGCGCGAGGACTACGACAACTCCCGCTGGATCGTGGAGCCCTTCCACCTGTTCGACTGCTGCCAGGAGAACGACGGCGCCGCGGCGCTGATCGTCACCACGCCGGAACGGGCGCGCGACCTCAAGCACAAACCGGCCTACGTGATGGCCGCGGCGCAGGGCTCCATGTTCCGTCACGACCTCTTCACCCACGCCGGCCCCGACTACGCCACGGCGAACTTCAAGACGCTTGCGCCGCGCCTCTTCGCCGAAGCCGGCATCGAGCCGAAGGACGTGGACGTGGCGCAGGTGTACGAGAACTTCACCGGCGGCGAGCTGCTGGCGATGGCCGAGCACGGCTTCTTCGCGCCGGAGGAGGCGGACGCCTTCTGTACAGTCGAGAACCTGACCTGGCCCCATGGCAAGCTGCCGATCAACACCAGCGGCGGGAATTTAGCCGAGTGTTACATGCACGGCCTGGAGCTGGTGAACGAGGCGGTGCGCCAGGTGCGGGGCGAATCGACCTGCCAGGTAGAGAACTGCCGCGTCTCGCTGGTGATCGGCGGCCCGGTCGCCGCCCCGGTCAGCAGCCTGCTGCTGCATCCCTGAGCCGAGCATCGCCCGGAGCCGGCCGCCGTGCGACGATCGGCCGAACATTCCACGCTGAGGGCCGCGGGTGGCCGGCTATTACGCCGACGAGGACGTGCCGGTGCTGGCTGCACGCATCGCCCGCGGGCTGGGGCTCGACATCCTGCACACCGAAGAGCTGGGCCGCAAGGGTGTCCGCGACCAGGACCAACTGCTCTTCGCCGCGCGGCAAGGCCGCATCCTGATCACGCGCAACTGCAAGGACTTTTGGCCAATGAGCGAAGAGTTTGCCGCGAACCAGTCACCGCACGCTGGTGTGCTCTGCATTACCAAATCGCTCGAAGACCGCCCCGCGGCCGAGATTGCGCGGGCGCTTGTTGCGTTCGATCGTGCGCACACGGGCGGAGTACCGCCTTACTACGTCGACTACCTTCACGCCGTGCCGTAACCGTCCCGGTAGGGCGGGATCAGCGGCGCATGCTGCTCCAGCCATGCGTCGATGCGGTCGGCGTCGTCCAGCCAGGCGTCGATCTCCTCGGGGAAGGCTTCATAGTAGGCGCGGGCGGCGGCGAACTCGGCGTCCGAGAGCATGTCGTGGAATTCGCGCGTGTCCGCCCAGTCCCGCGTGGCGCGGTAGCGCTTGACGACCTCGAACACCTCGATGCCGGTGCCGGCAATGCGGGCGCGGCGGCCCGTGGCGCCGTCTACGAAGATGATCCCCGGCACCCGCCGCATCCGCTCGGCCTCGCTCAGAACCTTGGTGGCCATCGCCTCGCTCCAGACAGTCGCCTTCGCGTCTGGAATGAGTATATCCGCCCCGTTAGCCGTCCTTGTCGCCCAGCAGGCACGCCTCCACCCAGGTGCTTTGATACGTCGCGCCCGCGCCCATGTCGGACAGGTGGTCCGAGGTCAGCACGTTGAGCGGGCCGCCGCTGAGGAAGCGCGAGCGGCCGCGGCTGCCCTCCACCACCACCACGCCCCGCTGCCCGTCGGCCGTTACTTTCGCGACCAGGCCGACCTGACCGTGCTCGTTGAACAACCTCACAGCATCACCGTCACTGATGCCGCGCCCTCGCGCATCGTCCGGATGCAGCAGGCAGGCCGGCGTGCCCTGCCTGCGCTGCAGCGCGGCGACGCCGGCGAAGGCGGTGTGGTGCTGATGATGGCCCGGCGCCGTCAGCAGGCGCAGCGGCCAGCGCGCGGCGTCTTCGCCGGCAGGCTGGGCGGGGTCGGGTTGCCACTCGGGCAGACCGGGCAGACCATCGGCCGCCATCGCGTCGGAGTAGAGATGCGTAATCGTCGGGCCGCTGTCTGCCAGCGGCAGCTTCGTGGGCTCGCCGGAGAGCACTGTTTCGAGATCGACCCGCGCCGCCGCGCCGGCGGCGCCCGCGAACAGCGCCTGCATGTGGTCGCGCGGCGTGCGCGTGAAAACCTCGTCCTTCAGACCGAGCTGTGCGGCGAGCTGCTGCACGAGCCAGAGGTTCGGCCGCGACTCGCCCTGCGGCTCGAGGATGCGCGGGGCGTGCTGCACATAACGGTGGCCGTAGCTGCGGTGCAGATCTTCGGACTCCAGGCTCGTGCTCGCCGGCAGCACAATGTCGGCGTAGCGCGCCGTGTCGGAGAGGAAGGTGTCGTGCACGACGGTGAACAGGTCCTCGCGCCGCAGACCCCGGATCACGCGGGCGTTGTCGGGACAGGTGACGGCGGGGTTGTTCGAGGCGACGAACAGCGCCCGGATCGGCGGGTCGTCCAGCTCCAGCAACGCCCCGCCCAGCAGGCTGTGGTTGATGCGGCGCGTGGGCCGCGGCGCCAGGTCGGGCCGGCGCAAGGCGTCGTAGTCGAGCTGCCAGCCGGCGGCGCTGGCCAGCAGCGCGCCGCCACCCCGCTTCGCCCAGGCGCCGACCAGCGCCGGCAGGCAGGCGACCGTGCGCACGGCCATGCCGCCGCCGCTGTTGCGCGACATGCCCATACCCAGGCGGATGAAGGGGGCGCGGGCCTCGCCGTACATCCGCGCCAGTCGCTCGATGTCGGCGGCGGGCACGCCGCTGATGCGCTCCACGGCCCGCGGCGTATAGCGCGGCAAGGTCTCAAAGCAGAGCCTTTCGAAGCCCTCCGTGCGCTGCGCCACGAACCTGGCGTCGTGCAGCCCCTCTCGCACGAGCACGTGCATGACGCCAAGTGCGAGCGCCGTATCGCTGCCGACGCGCGGCGCGATGTGCCAGTCCGCCTGGCGAGCTGTGCGCGTGCGGTACGGGTCGATCACCACCAGTTTCGCGCCCTTCGCCCGCGCCTCGTTGATCAGCGGCACGATGTGGACGTTGGTCGTGACGACGTTGGCGCCCCAGCAGATCACGAGATCAGAATCGACCACGCTCTCCATGTCGCTGCCGGGATCGTCGCCGACGGCGTACTCCCAGCCCTGGTCGCAGGCGCTGTCGCAGATCGTGCCGGCGATAAAGCGGCTGGCGCCCAGCGCGTGGAACAGGGCCTGGAACAGATTGCGGCCTACAAGACCCTGGTTGCCGCTGTAGCACCAGCCAAGCAGCGCCTCCGCGCCCGACTCCTCGATCACGGCACGCCAGCGCGCCACGATTTCGTCCAGGGCGGCGTCCCAGGAGATCGGCTCGAACCGCCCCTCGCCTTTTGCCCCGCTCCGCCGCAACGGGGTCAAAAGCCGCTCCGGCGAGTGCACGCGTTCCGCGTAGCGCATGACCTTGCCACAGAGGAAGCCGCGCGTCACGGGGTGTTCCGGGTCGCCTTGCACGCGCAGCACGTGGCCGTCTCGCACCGTGACGAGCATCGAGCACATGTCGGGGCAGTCGTGCGGACAGACGGTGCGAACCGTGGTTTCGGTGGCGATTTGGCTCATTGCCCGCTCCTTCATTGCCCCGCGCGAACAGGCATTTTACGCCGGCAGACTCAGGCTAGCCTGGGGAATGGTCCACTGCCAGAGCCAATTGCAGACGATACGACTGGGCCATTGGTGGCCGGAGACGCGTGGCTCGATGAACCGATCCGCTCAGCCTTCAGGCAGCCGGGCGAGCACCTGAGCGGCTTCAAGCTGTTCGCCAAAGAGCGGACCTTGAGCAGCATCGCAGCCGATCGCCCGCAGCTTCGCCAGCGTCTCCTCGTCCGCGATGCCCTCGGCCGTGATCTGCAGGCCCAGGTTGTGGGCGAGGTCGACGGCGGTGCGCGCCGCCGGCTCGTTTGCGTCGCGCAGCCGGTCGGCGACGAACGCGGGTGAGATCTTGAGCTCATCCACCGGCAGCCGCTTGAGATACGCGAGTGAGGCATAGCCCGCGCCGAAGCCAGCGATGGCGATGCGCACGCCGAGCGTGTGCAGGCGCATCAGCGTTTCCAGCGCGCGCTGCGGCGAGGAAACCAGCGCGCCTTCACCGATCTCCAGCGTCAAGGCGGAGGCTGGCAGGTCCTGAGCCGCGAGCAACTCGGCGATCATCTCGGCCGTGCCGCGGTCGTGCAGCGCGCGTGCCGGGAGATGCACCGCGACGCCGATCGCCCGGTCTGCCTCGTGCCAGTCGGCGCAGGTCTGCAACGCCCTACCGAGCAGCCAGCGGGTGAGTGGGCCGACCAGACCCGTCTGTTCAGCCAGTGGGATGAACTCCTGCGGCGGCAACGGGCCGCGCCGTGGATGCTGCCAGTGCGGGCGTGCCGCGGCGCGCACGAGTTGCCGCGAGCGCAGGTCGTAGATCGGCTGGAACGAGAGCGCGAACTGGCCGCCCTCGATCGCGTTGCGCATCTCGCCGAGGAGAACCAGCCGATGGGGGCTGTGCTCGTCGTGCTCCGAGGTGTAGACCACCGCGCCGCGCCGGCCGCGCTTGGCGACATACATCGCCACATCGGCGCGGCGCAACAACGTCTGCGCGTCGAGCCCGTGCTCGGGAAACACGGCGACGCCGATGCTTGCGCCGACGCCGATGCCGTAGCCATCGATCGAGAACGGCCGATCGAGCGCCGCGAGCAGCTTCTGCGCGGCGATCTGGGCGCCGGCCTGCGCGTCGCCGGGCAAGAGGACGGCAAACTCGTCGCCGCCCAGCCGCGCCACGGTGTCCGAGCTGCGCAGCGCGTCCTGCAGCCGGTGCGCGACGTGCTGCAGCAACACGTCGCCCATCTGGTGGCCCAGTGTGTCGTTGACTTCCTTGAACCCGTCGAGGTCCATCACCAGCAAGGCGAGTGGCAGAGCCTCGCGGCCGGCCGTGCGGATTCCTTGCTCCAGCCGGTCGCGCAGCAGCACCCGGTTGGGCAGCCCCGTGAGCGCGTCGTGTTGCGCCTGATGCTCGAGCGCCGCGGTCTGCGCCTTGCGCTCCGTGATGTCGTGGAAGGCGATCACCGTGCCGGTGACGCGGCCCGCGCTGCGGATCGGCGAGGCGGAGAAGCTGGCGGGAAGCGGGGCGCCGTCGCGCCGGACAAAGACCGCGTCATCGACACGTACCGGCAGACTCCTGCCCAGGGCATCTGCCAGATCGTCCTGCTCAGGCGCAGCGCCGGCGGCAGGCGGCGCGGGGAGCACCTCCCCAATCGGCCGTCCGATCAGCTTGTCGCCCTCCCAGCCGAGCAGGCGCACCGCCGCCGGATTCGCCAGCGTCACTCGTCCCTCGCCATCGAGCGCCAGCACCCCCTCGCCCAGGTTGCTGGTGATCGCGCCGGTGAAGTCGAGCTGGCGGCGCAGCTCCTCCTCGGCCGCGCGCGCCTCCTGGTAGAGCCGTGCGTTGTCCAGCGCCACCACCGCCAGGCGGGCGAACTGGCCGAGCGTGTCGATCTCCTCCTGGCCGAACGGCGTCTCGCTCTGGGTGCGCATGATGCCCAGCACGCCGATCACCTGCTCGCCCGATTTGAGCGGTACACCGACGGCGGACCGCACCACGTCCCGCACGCCGCCGGGCAGCCGCCCCTGCCAGCGGTGATAGCCGCCGATCGCCAGCGGTTCGCCGCTGGCCCACACGCGGCCGACGACGCCTTCGCCCGGGCGGAAGCGCCGGCCGATCTCGTCTTTGAACAGCCCGGTTGCGGCGGTCAGCTCAAGCCACCTGCCATCCGGCGTCACCAGGTCGACAAAGCCGTGGTCGCCGTCGAGCAGCGCGGTGGAGCGGGCGATGATCGCGGTCAGCACGTCGGCGACGCTGATGTGATTGATCAGACCGAGCGCGGTTTCGTGCAGGGCCGCGCGGTAGGCGTTCTCGCGTCGCAGCCGGTCCTCGGCGCGCCGGCGTTCGTCGATCTCCAGGCGCGAGGACTGGTAGAGCCGCGCGTTGTCGTACGCGATCGAGGCGAGCTGGGCGAACTGCACCAGCACGGCCAGTTCTTCCTCCCCGAACTCATGCTCCTGGCTGGTGAAGGCGAGACCGATGACGCCCACCACTTCGGCGCCGGCGCGCAGCGGCGCCGCTCCGCAGGCGTGTACCAGATCGCGCTCGCTGCCCGGCAGCCGGCTGCACCAGACCGTGTAGTCGGGCACGAGCAGCGGCTCGCCCGTGGCGAGCACACTGCCGGCGAGCCCCTGGCCGCGCTCCATGCGCGTGCCGATCTGGCCGCGAAACAT comes from the Dehalococcoidia bacterium genome and includes:
- a CDS encoding AI-2E family transporter produces the protein MVGFSQRAVWPLGALVLLLVVLHFLPLSLKHVFTVLFTAVLLAAAVAPAARFMARRGVPRGVTILVIYLLVLAVLAGVIALIVPLVVDEIDALRQSLPGYADDAQRFVARIAPDQAQNFSTKTITDRLSGELGTVASTLTSLIFDLVSFSITVILVLVIAFFLAVEEDFVALAIRRFVPPDQRPRVARVMGRIGTRMGQWARAQLLLALFFGVAFGAGLRIFNVHYAVTLGVIGGVLEVIPYVGGFLTVALAVLVALTQNPLLVIWVVAWYAVVVEIEGHVIAPKLMDRVLGIHPLVVVVALFLGGEALGILGALLAVPIAIVVQALLDEFYVFEPPSVAPAAVDGHGAELPSDKREPEHPPPVAPRSAAGRRR
- a CDS encoding epoxide hydrolase; this encodes MTTATPAGLRPFTIAVPQEVLDDLHERLRRTRFPDEVPDSGWTYGANLAYLRDLVEYWLNRYDWRAAEARLNALPQFTATVGGLELHFAYIRGKGPNPAPLLISHGWPGSFFEMIEIAGPLSDPAAHGGDTADAFDLVIPSLPGYGFSEHPQAPGMTPQAIGELFARLMHETLGYDRYFVQGGDWGAVITAAMAYQQPRQVAGLHLNMLGVRPYTGAGTPPLSDEEQAFMAEAERWRLEETGYQWIQGTRPQTLAYGLTDSPAGLAGWIVEKFRAWSDCDGDVERSFSKDQLLTNIMIYWVSGCINSSTRLYYESRHNPWRLNAGERIEAPTGYAAFPHELTRPPRSWAARALNLQRWTPMPRGGHFAAMEEPQLLVDDIRAFFRPLRASLAR
- a CDS encoding acetyl-CoA acetyltransferase, yielding MSEPSIRDRAAIAGIGETHYYKRGGAPVSEFALACEAVLRAADDAGLAVEQIDGFASYSNDRNEPVRLAAALGLPELRWTGMVWGGGGGGVGAAVANAAAAVAAGYAQHIVVFRSLAQGQFRRFGQGTRASVTAGMMAYSAPYGLLSAAQVIALRTRRFMEEHGATVNALAGIALASYHHAQFNPRAVMYGRPLSREDYDNSRWIVEPFHLFDCCQENDGAAALIVTTPERARDLKHKPAYVMAAAQGSMFRHDLFTHAGPDYATANFKTLAPRLFAEAGIEPKDVDVAQVYENFTGGELLAMAEHGFFAPEEADAFCTVENLTWPHGKLPINTSGGNLAECYMHGLELVNEAVRQVRGESTCQVENCRVSLVIGGPVAAPVSSLLLHP
- a CDS encoding DUF5615 family PIN-like protein; translated protein: MAGYYADEDVPVLAARIARGLGLDILHTEELGRKGVRDQDQLLFAARQGRILITRNCKDFWPMSEEFAANQSPHAGVLCITKSLEDRPAAEIARALVAFDRAHTGGVPPYYVDYLHAVP
- a CDS encoding molybdopterin-dependent oxidoreductase, which encodes MSQIATETTVRTVCPHDCPDMCSMLVTVRDGHVLRVQGDPEHPVTRGFLCGKVMRYAERVHSPERLLTPLRRSGAKGEGRFEPISWDAALDEIVARWRAVIEESGAEALLGWCYSGNQGLVGRNLFQALFHALGASRFIAGTICDSACDQGWEYAVGDDPGSDMESVVDSDLVICWGANVVTTNVHIVPLINEARAKGAKLVVIDPYRTRTARQADWHIAPRVGSDTALALGVMHVLVREGLHDARFVAQRTEGFERLCFETLPRYTPRAVERISGVPAADIERLARMYGEARAPFIRLGMGMSRNSGGGMAVRTVACLPALVGAWAKRGGGALLASAAGWQLDYDALRRPDLAPRPTRRINHSLLGGALLELDDPPIRALFVASNNPAVTCPDNARVIRGLRREDLFTVVHDTFLSDTARYADIVLPASTSLESEDLHRSYGHRYVQHAPRILEPQGESRPNLWLVQQLAAQLGLKDEVFTRTPRDHMQALFAGAAGAAARVDLETVLSGEPTKLPLADSGPTITHLYSDAMAADGLPGLPEWQPDPAQPAGEDAARWPLRLLTAPGHHQHHTAFAGVAALQRRQGTPACLLHPDDARGRGISDGDAVRLFNEHGQVGLVAKVTADGQRGVVVVEGSRGRSRFLSGGPLNVLTSDHLSDMGAGATYQSTWVEACLLGDKDG
- a CDS encoding EAL domain-containing protein — protein: MATPERSQHNNFGNARQHLRLLNAARGAHLADAAREGTDAPSARTPETTADRATAERLRQLAAIVEQSTDAIVSYAPDGTITSWNPGAERLYGFTAAEVLGRHPDDFPPSSGEISRLFTRAAAGETVQNYETVHFTRDGQRRVVAVTISPIRDVGGALSGFSGIARDITERKQTEETLQRQNGYLAALHEVTLGLMDRVEVAGLIEAIVTRAAALLNANDGFVCLVSADGDALELAATTGHLIGRHASRLRKGEGMAGTVWQTGEPLVIDDYTAWEGSVSTNGLNTAVRATVGIPLRSAGAVVGVLGLSRSAPGQRFDEDEVELLAQFARLATLALENARLHEAARGELEERRRAETRLRRENAYRAALHEITLGLMQRHEMADLLDTIVTRAAALLGTAHGFVNLVTADGVGLETTAGTGMFRGQIGTRMERGQGLAGSVLATGEPLLVPDYTVWCSRLPGSERDLVHACGAAPLRAGAEVVGVIGLAFTSQEHEFGEEELAVLVQFAQLASIAYDNARLYQSSRLEIDERRRAEDRLRRENAYRAALHETALGLINHISVADVLTAIIARSTALLDGDHGFVDLVTPDGRWLELTAATGLFKDEIGRRFRPGEGVVGRVWASGEPLAIGGYHRWQGRLPGGVRDVVRSAVGVPLKSGEQVIGVLGIMRTQSETPFGQEEIDTLGQFARLAVVALDNARLYQEARAAEEELRRQLDFTGAITSNLGEGVLALDGEGRVTLANPAAVRLLGWEGDKLIGRPIGEVLPAPPAAGAAPEQDDLADALGRSLPVRVDDAVFVRRDGAPLPASFSASPIRSAGRVTGTVIAFHDITERKAQTAALEHQAQHDALTGLPNRVLLRDRLEQGIRTAGREALPLALLVMDLDGFKEVNDTLGHQMGDVLLQHVAHRLQDALRSSDTVARLGGDEFAVLLPGDAQAGAQIAAQKLLAALDRPFSIDGYGIGVGASIGVAVFPEHGLDAQTLLRRADVAMYVAKRGRRGAVVYTSEHDEHSPHRLVLLGEMRNAIEGGQFALSFQPIYDLRSRQLVRAAARPHWQHPRRGPLPPQEFIPLAEQTGLVGPLTRWLLGRALQTCADWHEADRAIGVAVHLPARALHDRGTAEMIAELLAAQDLPASALTLEIGEGALVSSPQRALETLMRLHTLGVRIAIAGFGAGYASLAYLKRLPVDELKISPAFVADRLRDANEPAARTAVDLAHNLGLQITAEGIADEETLAKLRAIGCDAAQGPLFGEQLEAAQVLARLPEG